Proteins encoded by one window of Elaeis guineensis isolate ETL-2024a chromosome 12, EG11, whole genome shotgun sequence:
- the LOC140852867 gene encoding putative disease resistance protein RGA3, which translates to MAMILEAFVGRYVNQLSEFLEGEMSMMLGVKDEIKKVQRSMERIRGFLESAEWKRYADPNINNWVVELKDVMYDADDIIDRCMIQGRILLENHPSTLAVRDTSSSFYSPGFLKFKHEIGKKIKELNDRLKEINKDRSKLPALKYTRQSAREGRVNTRQTFPNVIKSDIVGPKIEEATQSLVELLIKDDNKKYRVLGIVGMGGIGKTTLASNIYNNKIIKENFPIRVWVCISQDFSETKMLKEIIRGAGGKYGKAETKAELVTCLSFVLSKRFFIVLDDVWEKDVWEDLLRYAVENATSTGKIVITTRDRNVAGSIVAEREGIHRVDKMDDHSGWKLLCKIVFGDDDEEEEISSLKEIGVRIVEKCDGLPLAIKVIAGVLRSKERSNLEWNKVLKSGVWSMSQLQEKLPRALFLSYEYLPSDCKQCFLYFSLFPEDYKMDRNELIHYWVAEGFVRGTQGDTIMEDLAEDFCRELIGRNLLQPCDYFGRLSDVADNYCKMHDLLRSLAHSLIRDESIFLGDHEQSPNTNPLSKLRRLSMVNKGERLEAPDVLKQQKCLRTLFVWNSYETKMVENELFKKLRFLRVMDLSGTRLESLPDSVGDLLHLRYLNVSKTEIKELPESIGCLVNLEVLNLSGCGYLHTLPKAITKLCNLRCLCLQGIPLTHVPKGIGKLKHLNHLQGFVIGHDEGCDLKELQSLSQLRFLEIRSLERAQPSGALVLVNSRCLRTLFLNGEEPSIYSEETIQRNDKIYNELSPQSTHLQELWICDFFGTGFPSWMMSPSLGVSFPNLTTIVLFHCKSCPQLPPLGLLPHLKSLEISRADSIKTIGPEFLGPRASSGATSFPNLEMLYLFNMSNWEEWSFGMVEGVGEERRGAPKLLPRLNKLELNICPKLRALPPLGQLPQLKSLCIMEARAINTIGPEFLGPPASSGATSFPKLEQLQFKWMYNWEEWSFGMVEGVGEERRGAPKLLPRLTNLELYECPKLRALPPLGQLPQLKSLCISEARAINTIGPEFLGPRESSAATSFPNLEELRFEQMSNWEEWSFGMVEGVGEERRGAPKLLPRLTKFELSFCSVLRALPPLGLLPELKSLYIHKAEAIKTIGPEFLGPRASSEATSFPMLEKLEFWWMSNWEEWSFGMVEGFGEERRGAPKLLPCLTKLGLFNCPKLRALPEGLRHATNLQELKIYGADNLKEINNLPSLKSLEINDCPRLEHVENLDKLQDLYVRLETSTTDADGQTERLPQWLLELLQNAPIAMHSLQKFNLRCSLPLLKTFLKDGPNWPIIQPIPLVIIQKNVWSRSYIRYTKDPLTFEANVEE; encoded by the coding sequence ATGGCCATGATCTTGGAGGCTTTTGTGGGAAGATATGTTAATCAACTTTCAGAATTTTTAGAGGGAGAGATGTCCATGATGCTAGGCGTGAAGGATGAAATCAAGAAGGTTCAGAGAAGTATGGAGAGGATAAGAGGCTTTCTTGAATCTGCTGAGTGGAAGAGGTATGCAGACCCGAACATCAATAACTGGGTGGTGGAGTTGAAAGATGTCATGTATGATGCGGATGATATCATCGACCGTTGTATGATCCAGGGCAGAATATTGTTGGAAAATCATCCCTCCACATTAGCGGTACGCGACACCTCATCTTCATTTTATTCCCCTGGCTTCCTCAAGTTCAAGCATGAAATtggtaaaaaaattaaagaacttAATGATAGGCTAAAAGAGATTAACAAGGATAGATCAAAATTGCCTGCACTAAAATACACTAGGCAAAGTGCTCGAGAGGGTAGAGTAAATACCCGTCAAACTTTTCCCAATGTGATTAAGTCTGATATTGTAGGGCCAAAAATTGAAGAGGCTACCCAAAGTCTCGTGGAGTTATTAATTAAGGACGATAATAAAAAATACCGAGTTTTGGGGATCGTTGGGATGGGTGGAATCGGCAAGACCACTCTTGCTTCTAACATATACAAtaacaaaataataaaagagaacttTCCTATACGAGTATGGGTGTGTATTTCTCAAGATTTTTCAGAAACAAAAATGCTTAAAGAGATAATTAGGGGTGCGGGTGGAAAATATGGGAAGGCTGAAACTAAGGCAGAGCTTGTAACCTGTCTTTCCTTCGTTCTTTCAAAAAGATTCTTTATTGTATTAGATGATGTATGGGAAAAAGATGTTTGGGAGGATTTGCTTAGATATGCCGTTGAAAATGCAACATCTACCGGCAAGATTGTAATTACCACTCGAGATAGGAACGTGGCTGGAAGTATTGTAGCAGAGAGAGAAGGGATCCATCGTGTTGATAAAATGGATGACCACAGTGGTTGGAAATTGCTCTGCAAGATAGTCTTTGGagatgatgatgaggaggaggagatcTCTAGCTTAAAAGAAATCGGGGTTCGAATTGTTGAAAAATGTGACGGCCTTCCTCTTGCTATCAAGGTCATCGCAGGAGTTCTAAGGTCGAAGGAGAGAAGCAACCTAGAATGGAACAAGGTTCTCAAAAGCGGAGTATGGTCTATGAGCCAACTTCAAGAAAAACTCCCAAGAGCTCTATTTTTAAGCTATGAATATCTACCATCTGATTGCAAACAGTGTTTTCTTTATTTTTCGTTGTTTCCTGAGGATTATAAGATGGATCGCAATGAGCTGATTCATTATTGGGTGGCTGAAGGCTTCGTAAGAGGAACACAGGGAGATACGATTATGGAAGATTTAGCAGAGGATTTCTGTAGGGAGTTAATCGGGAGGAACCTTTTACAGCCATGTGATTATTTTGGTCGCTTGAGTGACGTAGCTGACAATTACTGCAAGATGCATGATCTGCTACGTTCCCTTGCTCATTCTTTGATACGTGATGAGAGCATTTTTCTTGGGGATCACGAGCAATCACCTAACACAAACCCTCTGAGTAAACTACGTCGTTTGTCAATGGTTAACAAAGGTGAGAGACTAGAAGCTCCTGATGTACTAAAACAGCAAAAGTGCTTAAGAACTCTTTTTGTTTGGAATAGTTATGAGACAAAGATGGTCGAGaatgaactttttaaaaaattgagGTTTCTGCGAGTCATGGACCTAAGCGGTACTCGACTTGAGAGCCTCCCAGACTCCGTAGGAGATCTTTTGCACCTGAGATATTTAAATGTTTCTAAGACGGAGATCAAAGAGTTGCCAGAGTCCATCGGATGCCTCGTAAACCTAGAGGTATTGAACCTATCAGGTTGTGGATACTTGCATACTCTCCCTAAGGCCATCACAAAATTGTGCAATCTAAGATGCCTTTGTCTCCAAGGAATTCCATTAACTCATGTGCCAAAGGGAATAGGCAAATTAAAACATCTGAACCATCTTCAAGGATTTGTGATCGGGCATGATGAGGGGTGTGATTTGAAGGAGCTACAATCTCTGTCCCAGCTGAGATTCCTGGAGATACGGAGTTTGGAGAGGGCACAACCAAGCGGAGCTTTGGTACTCGTAAACAGCCGCTGTCTGAGGACACTATTTTTGAATGGGGAAGAACCATCTATTTATTCGGAAGAAACGATCCAGAGAAATGACAAGATTTATAATGAGCTCTCTCCTCAATCCACCCACCTACAGGAACTTTGGATTTGTGACTTCTTTGGTACCGGATTTCCCAGCTGGATGATGTCACCTTCCTTGGGTGTCTCCTTTCCTAACCTGACGACAATAGTGCTCTTTCATTGTAAATCATGTCCGCAGCTTCCTCCATTGGGCCTGTTGCCCCACCTGAAATCCCTTGAAATTTCACGAGCAGATTCAATCAAAACCATCGGACCTGAATTTCTTGGCCCCCGTGCATCGTCAGGAGCGACTTCATTTCCCAATCTTGAAATGCTGTATCTTTTTAATATGTCCAACTGGGAAGAATGGTCGTTTGGTATGGTGGAGGGGGTTggtgaagaaagaagaggagccCCCAAGTTGCTGCCTCGTCTCAACAAGTTGGAGCTTAATATATGTCCCAAGCTGAGAGCTCTTCCTCCACTAGGCCAACTGCCCCAACTGAAATCCCTTTGTATTATGGAAGCACGTGCAATCAATACCATCGGACCTGAATTTCTTGGCCCCCCTGCATCGTCAGGAGCGACTTCATTTCCCAAGCTTGAACAACTGCAATTTAAATGGATGTACAACTGGGAAGAATGGTCGTTTGGTATGGTGGAGGGGGTTggtgaagaaagaagaggagccCCCAAGTTGCTGCCTCGTCTAACGAACTTGGAACTTTATGAATGTCCCAAGTTGAGAGCTCTTCCTCCACTAGGCCAACTGCCCCAACTGAAATCACTTTGCATTAGCGAAGCACGTGCAATCAATACCATCGGACCTGAATTTCTTGGCCCCCGTGAATCGTCAGCAGCGACTTCATTTCCCAACCTTGAAGAGCTGCGATTTGAACAGATGTCCAACTGGGAAGAATGGTCGTTTGGTATGGTGGAGGGGGTTggtgaagaaagaagaggagccCCCAAGTTGCTGCCTCGTCTAACGAAGTTCGAACTTTCATTCTGCTCCGTGCTGAGAGCTCTTCCTCCACTGGGCCTGTTGCCCGAGCTGAAATCCCTTTACATTCATAAAGCAGAAGCAATCAAAACCATCGGACCTGAATTTCTTGGCCCCCGTGCATCGTCAGAAGCGACTTCCTTTCCCATGCTTGAAAAGCTGGAATTTTGGTGGATGTCCAACTGGGAAGAATGGTCGTTTGGTATGGTGGAGGGGTTTggtgaagaaagaagaggagccCCCAAGTTGCTACCTTGTCTAACGAAGTTGGGACTATTTAATTGTCCCAAGCTGAGAGCTCTTCCAGAAGGCCTACGGCATGCCACTAACCTACAGGAATTGAAAATCTATGGAGCCGACAACCTAAAAGAAATCAACAACCTTCCCTCACTGAAATCTCTGGAAATAAATGATTGCCCAAGGTTGGAGCACGTGGAGAATCTTGATAAGCTGCAAGACCTCTATGTAAGATTAGAGACATCCACCACCGATGCTGATGGACAGACAGAGCGCCTCCCACAGTGGTTATTGGAGCTACTCCAAAATGCTCCGATTGCTATGCATTCTCTTCAAAAATTTAACCTAAGATGCAGCTTACCACTTCTTAAGACCTTCCTCAAGGACGGCCCCAACTGGCCCATCATTCAGCCGATCCCCCTGGTCATCATCCAAAAGAATGTTTGGAGCAGATCATATATTCGGTATACAAAGGATCCCCTCACTTTCGAAGCCAACGTGGAAGAATGA